One genomic window of Candidatus Pseudobacter hemicellulosilyticus includes the following:
- a CDS encoding RagB/SusD family nutrient uptake outer membrane protein has translation MNKSTQYSKLAGLTLGLLSLFACSKSFLDITPTDTIVDASFYKTDAQLLAGTQLLYSQVWFDYNDKASYNLGDFRGGTAYSAYNDRGNVLFNTTGETIDNGTAWRAFFIVVAQSNMAISNINAYSGEEVTASMKKHCIAEARFMRALAYRFLVMNWGDVPIITDNLAVMSDTTISRNTSKSVWRFITSEMRAAAADLQPTPVLPGRVTSWSAEAMLARLYLTRAGVESTGGQRNQQFLDSARYFSERVIKNGGYTLLGNYANLFLFPYDNNTESIFSLQWVYAPEVWGTQNSAPAYLAYSSDIANGDGWGGDKGATFWMLSLYDGFNTTTPEGNVLVGRTLDQRLKATFMLPGFSYPEITQTIPGGEQKLIFPNNTADLSYASIKKYVTGKAKDVGGQAASQRYGHDTYMMRLAELYLIYAEAVLGNDAETTDPTALEYFNKVHTRSGLSKFEDPLTMDVILKERFIEFAMEGMSWYDLVQLHYYNPQKAYSILNEQDRGLFAIVPDVFPNPTEWTITKTEWATTDRKINANSGNFLLPIPTTELSQAPNLRKPSVDYYQ, from the coding sequence ATGAACAAATCCACTCAATATAGTAAACTGGCTGGTCTGACCCTTGGCTTGCTGTCGCTGTTTGCCTGCAGCAAGAGCTTCCTGGACATTACGCCTACGGACACCATTGTGGACGCCAGCTTTTATAAAACAGACGCACAGCTGCTGGCCGGCACGCAACTGCTGTACAGCCAGGTCTGGTTTGATTACAACGATAAAGCCTCTTATAACCTGGGTGATTTTCGCGGTGGCACCGCTTATTCCGCGTACAACGACCGGGGTAATGTACTCTTCAATACCACCGGGGAAACCATCGACAACGGTACTGCCTGGCGCGCCTTCTTTATTGTGGTGGCCCAGTCCAATATGGCCATCTCCAATATCAATGCCTATTCCGGGGAAGAAGTGACGGCGTCCATGAAGAAGCATTGTATTGCCGAAGCCCGTTTTATGCGGGCCCTGGCCTATCGCTTCCTGGTCATGAACTGGGGTGATGTGCCCATTATCACGGATAACCTGGCCGTGATGTCTGATACTACTATTTCCCGCAACACCAGCAAAAGTGTCTGGCGTTTCATCACCAGTGAAATGCGGGCCGCCGCGGCTGATCTGCAGCCAACGCCCGTTCTGCCCGGCCGGGTGACCAGCTGGTCGGCCGAAGCCATGCTGGCCCGTCTTTACCTCACCCGTGCGGGTGTGGAATCCACCGGCGGACAGCGTAACCAGCAGTTCCTGGACAGCGCCCGCTACTTTTCTGAAAGGGTCATTAAGAACGGCGGTTATACCCTCCTGGGTAATTATGCCAATCTCTTCCTGTTCCCGTATGATAATAACACCGAATCTATCTTTTCCCTGCAATGGGTATACGCACCGGAAGTATGGGGTACACAGAATTCTGCCCCCGCCTACCTGGCCTATAGCAGTGATATTGCCAATGGCGACGGATGGGGCGGCGATAAAGGCGCTACTTTCTGGATGCTATCGCTCTATGACGGCTTTAATACCACTACGCCGGAAGGCAATGTACTGGTGGGCCGGACCCTGGACCAGCGTCTCAAAGCTACCTTCATGCTGCCCGGCTTCAGTTATCCCGAGATCACACAGACCATCCCCGGCGGAGAGCAGAAGCTCATCTTCCCCAATAATACCGCTGATCTGAGCTATGCTTCCATCAAAAAATATGTTACCGGTAAGGCCAAGGATGTAGGTGGACAGGCCGCTTCCCAGCGCTATGGGCATGATACCTATATGATGCGACTGGCAGAACTGTACCTGATCTATGCAGAAGCCGTACTGGGTAATGATGCAGAGACCACCGATCCCACGGCCCTGGAATATTTCAATAAAGTGCATACCAGGTCCGGCCTCTCCAAATTTGAAGACCCGCTCACCATGGACGTGATCCTGAAAGAGCGCTTCATTGAATTTGCTATGGAAGGCATGAGCTGGTACGACCTGGTACAGCTGCATTATTACAATCCGCAAAAAGCGTACAGTATCCTGAATGAACAGGACCGCGGGCTCTTTGCCATTGTGCCGGATGTATTCCCCAATCCCACCGAGTGGACCATCACCAAAACAGAATGGGCTACTACGGATAGGAAGATCAACGCCAACAGCGGCAATTTCCTGCTGCCCATTCCTACTACGGAACTGAGCCAGGCGCCCAACCTGCGGAAACCTTCAGTGGATTATTATCAGTAA
- a CDS encoding glycan-binding surface protein translates to MKQFIHNIQLLALMAGLVLLYTACNKDDDGGTPLVSYVRVMDPASADSLLIGAGQGNMVAIIGENLGKAKEVWFNDQKAYLVPTYITSTSIITVVPSNIPENISNTMRIIFSNGYVLSHPFETQISKPTMSSMFSEYVAEGEVATIRGNYFYEPLTVTFAGGVTGELVSVKDEEIQVTVPEGAQPGQLIVKTNFGETKSNFWFRDNRNIVISSDPFTGWWNEGFVVTDPGPEDPVKINGNYIRVHETIGSWTWKEVAGGPNYAMGDISKNIPDEAIIKPENYNLKFEVNTLKPYNNNMIKLNFGLPNDFNNDNYLWAPPIDTKGKWQTIVIPFETLTKNFGTLTVNPDGYWTRVLFHGAGELDADISFDNFRVVPKTLK, encoded by the coding sequence ATGAAGCAGTTCATTCATAATATACAATTGCTGGCCCTCATGGCCGGACTGGTCCTGCTCTATACCGCCTGCAACAAGGATGACGATGGCGGTACGCCGCTTGTCAGCTATGTCCGTGTCATGGATCCCGCCTCGGCGGACTCCCTGTTGATAGGCGCGGGCCAGGGCAATATGGTGGCCATTATCGGGGAGAACCTGGGCAAGGCGAAGGAGGTCTGGTTCAACGACCAGAAAGCATACCTGGTGCCCACCTATATCACCAGCACGTCCATTATTACGGTGGTGCCTTCCAATATCCCGGAGAATATCAGCAATACCATGCGGATCATCTTCAGCAATGGCTATGTGCTGAGCCATCCCTTTGAAACGCAGATCAGCAAGCCCACCATGAGCAGCATGTTCAGTGAATATGTGGCCGAAGGCGAAGTGGCTACCATCCGCGGCAATTATTTCTATGAGCCCCTCACCGTGACCTTTGCCGGTGGTGTCACCGGTGAACTGGTATCGGTGAAGGATGAAGAGATCCAGGTAACCGTACCGGAAGGGGCGCAGCCCGGACAGCTTATTGTGAAGACCAATTTCGGTGAAACCAAATCCAATTTCTGGTTCCGCGATAACCGCAATATTGTGATCAGCAGTGATCCCTTTACCGGCTGGTGGAACGAGGGTTTTGTGGTCACCGATCCGGGACCTGAAGATCCTGTAAAGATCAACGGCAATTATATCCGTGTACACGAAACCATTGGCAGCTGGACCTGGAAAGAAGTGGCAGGCGGTCCAAACTACGCCATGGGTGATATCAGCAAGAATATCCCTGATGAAGCCATCATCAAACCCGAGAATTACAACCTGAAATTTGAGGTCAATACCCTGAAGCCCTATAACAACAATATGATCAAGCTGAACTTTGGCCTGCCCAATGATTTCAACAATGATAATTATCTCTGGGCGCCGCCTATTGATACCAAGGGGAAATGGCAAACCATTGTGATCCCCTTTGAAACGCTGACCAAAAATTTCGGTACCCTGACCGTCAATCCTGATGGGTATTGGACCCGCGTGCTGTTCCATGGCGCCGGTGAACTGGATGCCGATATCAGCTTTGATAATTTCCGGGTAGTTCCTAAAACCTTAAAATAA
- a CDS encoding IPT/TIG domain-containing protein, producing the protein MSIKITSTIAVSLALSVLLLAMPSCKKDKSSDNGLVELKSFGPAGVKHGEQIRFLGRNLDKVTAIVLGGATVDQKSFVFQTKDSIGLIVPQASVRGKAVLKTPDGDITSKAFIDFEVGVTIADFPDHAKPGDQITITGAYLNWITGIKFARDTTVTQFVSVAHDQLVVTVPITAETGTLIFYTTGTEPLEIETETMLELTEPTLMSLSPNPVERGGVLTIQGTDLDLVESVSFAGVQTPITSFASKSESEITVTVPENAGKGYVSIKSYSGITVTSTEVLLLAGDLPPLPAFPLALYTDGLENGFQDWSWTAGKDFGSNEQVRDGLKAIKATYGENGYEGISLHSDVGVSTAGYTKLEFSIYGSPGLDGKKLNLVVNGDWGNAYKSTIKEGEWQTITFNLADIGAPDPLKELIFQSDGWSGVLYIDHVGLR; encoded by the coding sequence ATGTCCATAAAGATAACTTCCACGATAGCTGTCAGCCTGGCCCTCAGCGTACTGTTGCTGGCCATGCCCTCCTGCAAAAAGGATAAGTCGTCCGACAACGGACTCGTAGAGCTGAAAAGCTTTGGTCCTGCCGGCGTGAAACATGGCGAACAGATCAGGTTCCTTGGCCGTAACCTGGACAAGGTCACTGCCATTGTACTTGGCGGCGCCACGGTTGACCAGAAGAGTTTCGTATTCCAGACAAAAGATAGTATTGGTTTGATAGTACCCCAGGCCAGTGTGCGCGGTAAAGCTGTGCTCAAAACACCTGATGGCGATATTACTTCCAAAGCTTTTATTGATTTTGAAGTAGGCGTTACCATTGCTGATTTTCCTGATCATGCCAAACCCGGCGATCAGATCACTATTACCGGCGCCTACCTCAACTGGATCACCGGGATCAAATTTGCCCGGGATACCACCGTAACGCAATTTGTCAGCGTAGCGCATGATCAACTGGTGGTCACTGTGCCTATCACGGCCGAGACCGGCACCCTGATCTTTTATACGACCGGCACGGAACCGCTGGAAATAGAAACGGAGACCATGCTGGAGCTGACAGAACCCACCCTGATGAGCTTATCGCCCAACCCCGTAGAACGTGGTGGGGTGCTGACCATCCAGGGGACCGACCTGGACCTGGTAGAAAGCGTATCCTTTGCTGGTGTGCAGACACCCATCACCAGCTTTGCCAGTAAGTCGGAGTCCGAGATCACGGTCACTGTTCCGGAAAATGCGGGCAAAGGATATGTATCCATTAAATCCTATTCCGGCATCACAGTTACCTCAACAGAAGTGCTGCTGCTGGCAGGCGATCTGCCGCCGCTGCCTGCCTTCCCGCTGGCGCTCTATACGGATGGGCTGGAGAACGGCTTCCAGGACTGGTCCTGGACCGCGGGCAAAGATTTTGGCAGCAATGAACAGGTGCGCGATGGGCTCAAGGCCATCAAAGCCACCTATGGTGAAAACGGCTATGAAGGCATCAGCCTGCACAGTGATGTTGGTGTGTCTACTGCCGGTTATACAAAACTGGAATTCTCCATCTATGGCAGCCCAGGCCTGGACGGTAAAAAGCTGAACCTGGTTGTTAATGGCGACTGGGGCAATGCCTATAAGTCTACCATTAAAGAAGGCGAATGGCAGACCATCACCTTCAACCTGGCGGATATTGGCGCACCCGATCCCCTGAAGGAACTGATCTTCCAGTCGGACGGATGGAGTGGCGTGCTTTATATTGACCATGTGGGACTTCGTTAA
- a CDS encoding glycosidase translates to MNKEFESRKADLQTAYQLLVDRKNRKKALSNGIYDKYEWPVLTAAHAPVFWRYDMDPATNPFLMERFGINAVMNAGAIRLNGKYLLIARVEGVDRKSFFAVAESDNGVDGFRFWDHPVAMPEPIEPETNIYDMRVVEHEDGWIYGLFCTERRDPSASAANQAAAVAQCGIARTKDLVHWERLPDLQTPSPQQRNVVLHPEYVKGKYAFYTRPQDSFIEAGSGGGIGFGLSNTIDPAVVPEETVIDQKTYHTVYEAKNGLGPSPVRTDKGWLHLAHGVRNTAAGLRYVLYLFMTSLDDISRVIYKPAGYFIAPEGDERVGDVSNVVFSNGWIVNEEGKVFIYYASSDTRIHVATSTIGQLLDYVVNTPEDGLRSATSVERLNRIIDKNLQLEMIIS, encoded by the coding sequence ATGAACAAAGAGTTTGAAAGCAGAAAGGCAGACCTGCAGACTGCTTATCAGTTGCTGGTCGACAGGAAGAATCGAAAAAAAGCGCTTAGTAACGGGATCTACGACAAATATGAGTGGCCGGTCTTAACCGCTGCTCATGCCCCGGTCTTCTGGCGGTACGATATGGACCCCGCCACCAATCCTTTCCTGATGGAACGTTTTGGCATCAACGCCGTCATGAATGCGGGCGCCATCCGGCTCAACGGCAAATACCTGCTGATAGCCCGGGTGGAAGGGGTGGATCGCAAATCCTTCTTTGCCGTGGCTGAAAGTGACAACGGCGTTGACGGGTTCCGCTTCTGGGACCATCCGGTGGCCATGCCCGAGCCCATAGAGCCGGAGACCAATATCTACGATATGCGGGTGGTAGAGCATGAGGATGGCTGGATCTATGGCCTGTTCTGTACAGAGCGGCGCGATCCTTCCGCCAGTGCCGCCAACCAGGCCGCAGCCGTAGCCCAGTGCGGCATCGCCCGCACCAAGGACCTGGTACACTGGGAGCGGCTGCCGGACCTGCAGACGCCCTCGCCCCAGCAACGCAACGTAGTGCTGCACCCGGAATATGTAAAAGGTAAATATGCTTTTTATACCAGGCCGCAGGACAGTTTTATAGAAGCCGGCAGCGGTGGTGGTATCGGCTTTGGGCTAAGTAATACCATTGACCCCGCCGTGGTGCCCGAAGAAACGGTGATAGACCAGAAAACATACCATACCGTGTATGAGGCCAAGAACGGCCTGGGGCCTTCACCTGTCCGGACCGACAAAGGCTGGCTGCACCTGGCCCACGGTGTACGGAATACTGCCGCCGGATTGCGGTATGTATTGTATCTTTTCATGACCAGCCTGGATGATATCAGCCGGGTGATCTATAAACCCGCCGGATATTTTATAGCGCCGGAAGGCGATGAAAGGGTGGGGGATGTGTCCAATGTGGTGTTCTCCAACGGCTGGATCGTCAATGAAGAGGGAAAGGTGTTCATCTATTACGCTTCTTCCGATACCAGGATCCATGTGGCTACTTCCACTATCGGGCAGCTGCTGGACTATGTGGTCAATACGCCGGAAGACGGGTTGCGGTCCGCTACTTCAGTGGAACGGCTGAACAGGATCATCGACAAAAACCTTCAACTGGAAATGATAATAAGTTAA
- a CDS encoding glycoside hydrolase family 5 protein, translated as MKKNIVLGAMLLLASWVVGQPVREYGQLRVTGTQLTASDGRPVVLKGMSFGWSCFHPRFYTAGAVKELKEKWHSNVVRASLGVEPNGGYLKEKERSFALIKTVVDAAIKEGIYVIIDWHSHNINLPEAKEFFTRMATLYKDAPNVIYEIFNEPDEESWAEVKQYSIELIQTIRAIDPDNIILVGTPHWDQDIHLAAADPIKGFDNLMYTMHFYAATHKQFLRDRTDAAIQAGLPIFISESAGMEATGDGPIDVKEWEAYIQWMKDRKLSWITWSVSDKNETCSVLLPSAGSHGNWKKKDIKESGLLVIQYLKDF; from the coding sequence ATGAAGAAAAATATTGTTTTGGGAGCAATGCTGCTCCTGGCTTCATGGGTAGTCGGACAACCGGTCAGGGAGTACGGTCAGTTGCGTGTTACAGGCACGCAGCTGACCGCTTCCGATGGCCGGCCGGTAGTCCTGAAAGGGATGAGCTTTGGCTGGAGCTGTTTTCATCCCCGCTTCTATACCGCCGGCGCCGTAAAGGAGTTGAAAGAAAAATGGCATTCCAATGTGGTCCGGGCCTCCCTTGGCGTAGAGCCCAATGGCGGCTACCTCAAGGAAAAGGAAAGATCATTTGCACTGATCAAAACGGTAGTGGATGCGGCTATCAAAGAAGGTATCTATGTTATCATCGACTGGCATAGCCACAATATCAATCTGCCGGAGGCAAAAGAATTCTTCACGCGGATGGCCACGCTCTACAAGGATGCGCCCAATGTGATCTATGAGATCTTCAATGAGCCCGATGAAGAAAGCTGGGCGGAAGTAAAACAGTATTCCATTGAGCTTATTCAAACCATCCGGGCCATTGATCCGGACAATATCATCCTGGTGGGCACGCCGCACTGGGACCAGGATATTCACCTGGCTGCTGCGGATCCTATCAAAGGATTTGACAACCTTATGTACACCATGCATTTTTATGCAGCCACGCACAAGCAGTTCCTGCGGGATCGCACCGATGCCGCTATCCAGGCCGGGCTGCCCATCTTCATCTCTGAATCTGCCGGTATGGAAGCCACAGGTGACGGACCTATTGATGTCAAAGAATGGGAAGCCTATATCCAGTGGATGAAAGACCGTAAGCTGAGCTGGATCACCTGGTCGGTATCGGATAAGAACGAGACCTGTTCAGTCCTCCTGCCCAGTGCGGGTTCCCATGGCAACTGGAAAAAGAAGGACATCAAGGAATCAGGATTGCTGGTCATTCAGTACCTCAAAGATTTTTAA
- a CDS encoding glycosyl hydrolase, with product MAFLPCLLHCFMPAGRWMRLRRSGLLVLCLGCLLSISACSKGGGAEPDPPAPPPPDPEPEYALSTRAALVNDKATPEAKKVYEFLRKQFGRKIISGVMTLNSFDEVNWLKENTGKEPGIVGLDFMHCFRGYTWYNDQEPVNDAIAYWNRKGLPVFCWHWRDPSRATEAFYTSGTSFDVSKISDPASAEYKAMLADIDALAGQLKILQDRKVPVLWRPLHEAAGGWFWWGAKGGAACKQLYITMYQRLVEHHQLNNLIWIWTREANDTDWYPGDAYVDIIGRDIYQQGNHGAQTAEWNAIRSGYGNNKLVALSECGSNPDPDLLQREKGYWSWFMTWYGDFVRKPEHNTLDGWKKIMNSGYVLTLDEMPSLQ from the coding sequence ATGGCTTTTCTGCCCTGTCTGCTGCATTGTTTTATGCCGGCAGGCAGGTGGATGCGGCTTAGGCGTTCCGGCTTGCTGGTACTTTGCCTGGGCTGCCTGCTCAGTATAAGCGCTTGCAGCAAAGGCGGTGGTGCGGAGCCCGATCCACCGGCGCCACCGCCTCCTGATCCGGAACCGGAATATGCTTTGTCTACCCGGGCGGCGCTGGTCAATGACAAAGCCACACCGGAGGCAAAGAAAGTGTATGAATTCTTACGCAAACAGTTTGGCCGGAAGATCATTTCCGGGGTCATGACCCTGAACAGCTTTGACGAGGTGAACTGGTTAAAAGAAAATACCGGGAAAGAACCCGGTATTGTTGGACTTGACTTCATGCATTGCTTCAGGGGTTACACCTGGTATAATGACCAGGAACCCGTTAACGATGCCATTGCTTACTGGAACCGAAAAGGTTTGCCGGTCTTTTGCTGGCATTGGCGGGATCCCTCCCGCGCTACGGAAGCCTTTTATACCAGCGGTACATCTTTCGATGTATCGAAGATCAGTGATCCGGCTTCGGCGGAATACAAGGCCATGCTGGCCGATATAGATGCACTTGCCGGACAGTTGAAAATATTGCAGGACCGTAAGGTGCCGGTGCTCTGGCGGCCGCTGCATGAGGCGGCCGGCGGCTGGTTCTGGTGGGGCGCCAAAGGAGGCGCCGCCTGTAAGCAATTATACATTACTATGTACCAGCGCCTGGTAGAGCACCATCAGTTAAATAACCTGATCTGGATCTGGACCAGGGAGGCCAATGATACGGACTGGTATCCCGGTGATGCCTATGTGGACATCATTGGCCGGGATATTTACCAGCAGGGCAACCATGGGGCGCAGACGGCGGAGTGGAATGCCATCCGCAGCGGGTACGGGAACAATAAGCTGGTAGCCCTTTCGGAATGTGGTTCCAATCCCGATCCGGATCTCCTGCAAAGAGAAAAAGGATACTGGAGCTGGTTCATGACCTGGTACGGAGATTTTGTCCGCAAGCCGGAGCACAATACGCTTGACGGATGGAAGAAGATCATGAACAGCGGGTACGTACTTACGCTCGACGAAATGCCTTCCCTGCAATGA
- a CDS encoding TetR/AcrR family transcriptional regulator, whose translation MGIKERKEKHREDLKQLILNAAKKLFTTDGYEATTIRKIAAEIEFSPTTIYLYYKDKNDILYALQKEGFHIMANQFQALLQVDHPFERLKAMGRTYIQFAFDNPEFYDLMFLLKDPLQDMQAPCGDEQEWEEGVRSFDFLKQTIIDCQQVGYFQGQDPGLQSMWVWGTVHGLCSMHLSNRLDIISKLHLDSGNALQTLSAIFESFVLNLEKIR comes from the coding sequence ATGGGAATTAAAGAAAGAAAAGAAAAACACCGGGAGGACCTGAAGCAACTCATCCTCAACGCAGCCAAAAAGCTGTTCACCACCGATGGGTATGAAGCCACTACCATCCGGAAGATAGCCGCCGAGATTGAGTTCAGTCCCACTACCATTTATCTTTATTACAAGGATAAGAATGATATCCTGTATGCACTGCAAAAGGAAGGTTTTCATATTATGGCTAACCAGTTCCAGGCCCTGTTGCAGGTAGATCATCCCTTTGAACGATTAAAGGCTATGGGGCGAACCTATATCCAGTTCGCCTTTGATAACCCTGAATTCTATGATCTTATGTTTCTTCTGAAGGATCCCCTGCAAGACATGCAGGCGCCCTGTGGGGACGAACAGGAATGGGAAGAAGGCGTGCGCTCCTTCGATTTCCTGAAACAAACGATCATCGATTGCCAGCAGGTCGGCTATTTCCAGGGCCAGGACCCCGGTCTCCAGTCCATGTGGGTCTGGGGCACCGTTCACGGGCTCTGCTCCATGCACCTGAGTAACCGCCTTGACATCATTTCCAAATTGCACCTGGATTCCGGTAACGCCCTGCAAACATTGTCTGCCATTTTTGAATCTTTTGTACTAAACCTCGAAAAGATCAGGTAA
- a CDS encoding TolC family protein gives MRTLLICKAASLLMALAMSGPLHAQSDGTTVAAPARPSTQTGVVAGQDALELYIQQGIDSNLVMQQKNVSLDKALLALRRARSLYAPTIAFQTLYQTGDGGRDIPLPLGDLLNGAYATLNQLTNSNAFPQLENQSINFFPRNFYDAKVRTTIPIYDKDLAYNKQISGQQVQLQEFEVAAYRRELVKEIKLAYYDHLRALQAVAIQRSALGLAGEGKRVNQKLLDNGKGLPAYLLRAESEIAAVEAQLTQAAQQVDNARLYFNMLLNRPATAAIDTSFNEESALHSIPMLPNGPASAQQREELQSLAAYIRLNETVLKMNKQFFLPKLGGFLDLGSQAEGFRFNKQSRYYLTGLQLDIPIFSGQRNKMTITETNLNLRNAQLNLQQVSQQLNLSAQVATNNLTAAWKTYQSTTVQLNAAETYQRLIDRGYQAGTNTYIETVDARNQLTTARLAATINKYNVLQAAAVLERETAAYSFPTKNQ, from the coding sequence ATGAGAACGTTATTAATTTGTAAAGCAGCCAGCCTGCTTATGGCCCTTGCTATGTCCGGGCCGCTACACGCGCAGTCAGACGGTACAACCGTTGCAGCACCGGCCCGTCCCTCCACCCAAACCGGGGTAGTGGCCGGCCAGGATGCCCTGGAGTTATATATTCAGCAGGGGATCGACAGCAACCTGGTGATGCAACAGAAAAATGTATCCCTGGACAAAGCCCTGCTGGCCCTCCGAAGAGCCCGCAGCCTCTATGCGCCCACCATCGCTTTCCAGACCCTTTACCAGACCGGGGACGGCGGCCGGGATATCCCCCTGCCACTGGGCGACCTGCTCAACGGTGCTTACGCCACCCTTAACCAGCTCACCAATTCTAACGCCTTCCCCCAGCTGGAGAACCAGTCCATCAATTTCTTTCCCCGCAATTTTTATGACGCAAAGGTCAGGACCACCATCCCTATCTATGATAAGGACCTGGCCTATAACAAGCAGATCAGCGGTCAGCAGGTACAGCTGCAGGAATTTGAAGTGGCCGCCTATCGCCGGGAACTGGTCAAAGAGATCAAGCTGGCTTACTATGATCATCTCCGCGCCCTGCAGGCCGTAGCTATCCAGCGATCCGCGCTGGGCCTGGCCGGTGAAGGCAAAAGGGTGAACCAGAAATTACTGGATAACGGCAAGGGACTGCCTGCTTACCTGCTGCGTGCAGAGAGTGAGATAGCCGCCGTGGAAGCCCAGCTGACGCAGGCAGCGCAACAGGTGGACAATGCCCGCCTCTATTTTAATATGCTGCTCAATCGCCCGGCCACCGCAGCCATTGATACCAGCTTCAATGAAGAGTCCGCCCTGCATAGCATCCCCATGCTGCCCAATGGTCCGGCCAGCGCACAGCAGCGGGAAGAGCTGCAATCGCTGGCAGCCTATATCCGCCTCAATGAAACCGTACTGAAGATGAACAAGCAGTTCTTCCTGCCTAAGCTCGGCGGTTTCCTGGACCTGGGCTCACAGGCCGAAGGGTTCAGGTTCAACAAACAGAGCCGCTACTACCTTACCGGTCTGCAACTGGATATCCCCATCTTCAGCGGCCAACGTAATAAGATGACCATCACCGAAACCAACCTCAACCTGCGCAATGCACAACTCAACCTCCAGCAGGTGAGCCAGCAGCTGAACCTCAGCGCACAGGTAGCCACCAATAACCTGACCGCCGCCTGGAAAACGTATCAATCAACCACCGTCCAGCTCAATGCTGCCGAGACCTATCAGCGACTGATTGACCGCGGTTACCAGGCTGGCACCAATACCTATATAGAGACCGTGGACGCCCGCAACCAGCTCACCACTGCGCGACTGGCAGCCACCATCAACAAATACAATGTACTGCAGGCCGCCGCTGTTCTGGAAAGAGAAACGGCTGCTTATTCTTTCCCCACTAAAAATCAGTAA
- a CDS encoding efflux RND transporter periplasmic adaptor subunit codes for MQNNQAWISILVLALLAGACKPAAKEEAFRKEERIPVKLMPLEGAGPGAASIQASGLFATEEEAVLSFRNGGVINQLLVKEGDAVKKGQLLATVNVAEIDAGVQQAKLAWEKAQRDFERARQLHLDSVATLEQMQNARTAMDVARQQYNSVNVNRGYSEIRATTSGYVLKRFVNNGQVVGPGSPVFMINGAKNSDWLLNAGVSDRQWARLAIGDKATIETDALPGQVLQAYVYKKSEGVDPAAGTMQVQLKLTGKPPAAIASGIFARASIQPSIEGRGWLIPADALLDGDAGKGYVFVTRDGKTAHKQEVLIGSIQPGGILVTGGLDSVTAIIISGSPYLDEGSAIIVK; via the coding sequence ATGCAAAATAACCAAGCCTGGATCTCCATACTGGTCCTCGCCCTGCTGGCCGGCGCCTGCAAGCCCGCCGCCAAAGAAGAGGCTTTCCGCAAAGAAGAACGCATTCCCGTTAAACTGATGCCGCTGGAAGGAGCCGGCCCCGGCGCCGCCAGCATCCAGGCCTCCGGCCTCTTTGCCACAGAAGAAGAAGCTGTTCTCAGCTTCCGCAACGGCGGCGTCATCAACCAGCTGCTGGTGAAAGAAGGCGATGCCGTTAAAAAAGGCCAGCTGCTGGCTACCGTTAACGTAGCAGAGATTGATGCCGGTGTGCAACAGGCTAAGCTGGCCTGGGAAAAAGCGCAGCGTGATTTTGAACGGGCCCGCCAGCTGCACCTGGACAGCGTGGCTACCCTGGAGCAGATGCAGAACGCCCGGACCGCCATGGACGTGGCCCGCCAGCAATACAATTCCGTTAACGTGAACCGCGGCTACTCCGAGATCCGCGCCACTACCAGCGGGTATGTACTCAAGCGTTTTGTGAACAATGGCCAGGTGGTAGGTCCCGGCTCGCCCGTATTTATGATCAATGGGGCTAAGAATAGCGACTGGCTCCTCAATGCAGGCGTGAGCGACCGGCAATGGGCGCGCCTCGCCATCGGCGATAAAGCCACTATTGAGACCGATGCCCTTCCCGGCCAGGTACTGCAGGCCTATGTGTACAAGAAGTCGGAAGGTGTTGACCCCGCCGCCGGCACCATGCAGGTGCAGCTCAAGCTGACCGGCAAACCGCCCGCTGCCATCGCTTCCGGCATCTTTGCCCGGGCCAGCATTCAGCCCAGCATCGAAGGCAGGGGCTGGCTGATCCCCGCAGACGCCCTGCTGGATGGTGATGCCGGTAAAGGCTATGTGTTCGTTACCCGCGATGGAAAGACCGCCCACAAGCAGGAAGTGCTGATCGGCAGCATCCAGCCCGGTGGCATCCTGGTAACGGGTGGACTGGACAGCGTGACCGCCATCATCATTTCCGGCAGTCCCTACCTGGACGAAGGCTCCGCCATTATCGTCAAATAG